The genomic window CGGCGAGCACGCTGCTGCTCGAACTCGATCCGCGTGCGCGCGGCATCACGAGCACGCGCGCGGCGAGGCTTTTGCCGTAGCCTGCGTGCGTTGCATCGACAATGACGCCGCGTTCGGCATCGTAGCCGCCCCAGAAGCTGAGCGGCGCCAGTGCGATGCCCGGAGCGCGCGCGTGACCGGGAACGAGCGCGACGGCGTCAAATGTCGTCATCGATGCACACCTTTCCTTCGAAGGCCGAGCGCACGCATTCGCTCATGCTGCCGAACGCGACCGTCACGCCGATATTCGCGGGCGCGTAGTGCGCCCATTTGCCCGAGTTGGTCATGACGAGCCCGCTCACCTGCTTCATCACGGGCGTGATGTACGTGCAAGTGTCCGTCACGATCTGCACGCCGCGCGCAGCCAGCCTTTGCGCGAGACCTTCTTCTTCGAGTTGCCAGAGCACGAAGCGGCTCGTGTTCACGTAGATGTCGCTGCGTGGCGAGCCTTCGTGACGCTCGAACAGCGCGGCGAGCCGACGAAATTCATCGACGGAAAAATGCGGCGTGCCGAGACTGACGGCGGCGAGCGCATCGCCCGGTTGCGCGTGGCTCCAGCGCGCGCGTATGGCGGCGAGATCCGCGGCACTCACGCGTATCGTGCGTTCGGGGGCGCGGCCTTGCAGCGCTTCATCGAGCGTGGCGGCTTCCGGCGTGATGCCGACCGCATGAAACAGCGCCACCGATCCGCTCGACGCGGCCGCCGCACCCAGCGCCTTCAGTTCGTCTTCGGTGGTGTCGCCGGGCAGGCCGATGATCGCGGCGACCGTCGCGCCGACTTCGCTTCCGAGCAGAAAGCCGAGCGCGGCGAAGCTCGCATCGCGATGCAATGACGTGCTCAGATCGGGTGCTTCGATCACGATACGCGCCGCGCGATTCTGCGCGACATGTAGCCCGGCGTAGGGCACGCGCCCGGTGATGGCAGCGGCGAGATCGAGGAAGTCGCCGTAGCGGCTCGTGCGTGCACCGAGCACGGAGTTGGCGAAGACGATTGCATTCGATTCGGCCCACGCGATCTGATCGCCCTTTCGCGGCCGATGCTTCAACTGATACGGCGCGCAAGTGAAGCTCGCTTCGCAGCCGAGTTCGATGTGCGCTTCCATCAGGCGTTTGCCTGCGCTGGCGATATCGGCTTCACCGCGAAAGAGTTCGGGATGAATGAGATCGAGCGACCCGACATTGAGCGTGGTCGGCACCGCGACTTTCGCGCCGCTCGCGACGAAGCGTTCGACGAAATCAAGGCTGGCCGCGCCGTGATAGAGGCAGCCGTCGATATGCGCCGATGTGATGTCGATGAGCGTATCGGCGTTCATGACGTGAGCCGTCGCCGCGACGATTCGCATCGCGAGTGCGAGGCCCTCGCCTGCGTCGCCGTTGAGCATGGCGGTGTCGCGGGGCGTCAGGGTGAGCATCGGTGAGGAACGGAATGGTTTGCGTCAGGATAGCGGAATTGCGCGCTCGCTTAAAGAGCGCCGTGCGCCGCCGTCCGGCAAACTCACACACTCACACCGGCTCGCAATGGATGTCGAACTTGATGAGCTTCGTCGGACCGAAGGTGTTGCTGATCGCGACGTCGGCGGCATCGCGGCCGCGCGCCATCAACACGCGGCCGATACGCGGCACGTTGTTGCGCGGATCGAAGGTCTGCCATGAGTCGCCGAGATAGGCTTCGAACCAGGCCGCGAAATCCATCGCG from Caballeronia insecticola includes these protein-coding regions:
- a CDS encoding aconitase X: MLTLTPRDTAMLNGDAGEGLALAMRIVAATAHVMNADTLIDITSAHIDGCLYHGAASLDFVERFVASGAKVAVPTTLNVGSLDLIHPELFRGEADIASAGKRLMEAHIELGCEASFTCAPYQLKHRPRKGDQIAWAESNAIVFANSVLGARTSRYGDFLDLAAAITGRVPYAGLHVAQNRAARIVIEAPDLSTSLHRDASFAALGFLLGSEVGATVAAIIGLPGDTTEDELKALGAAAASSGSVALFHAVGITPEAATLDEALQGRAPERTIRVSAADLAAIRARWSHAQPGDALAAVSLGTPHFSVDEFRRLAALFERHEGSPRSDIYVNTSRFVLWQLEEEGLAQRLAARGVQIVTDTCTYITPVMKQVSGLVMTNSGKWAHYAPANIGVTVAFGSMSECVRSAFEGKVCIDDDI